A window of the Nocardia sp. NBC_01329 genome harbors these coding sequences:
- a CDS encoding DUF4254 domain-containing protein, producing the protein MRAIICSTLPTSSVDRAGCALPTGEALLSAIRGHHVGSHPLARVACELGQLHHPGIENSTRAKRHLRDVLARQADQWVAEHAPPPHPAATLHTESIGAVIDRIAGQQVRAYHLLMTTKPSDPIVHEEWYRLAQLIDDYTDLAAAVTHRARRLPSTPIS; encoded by the coding sequence ATGCGTGCGATCATCTGTTCTACGCTACCCACCAGCTCGGTGGACCGGGCGGGCTGCGCGTTACCGACCGGCGAGGCGCTGCTGTCGGCGATCCGAGGTCATCACGTCGGATCTCACCCGCTGGCTCGGGTCGCCTGTGAACTCGGACAGCTTCATCATCCGGGTATAGAGAATTCGACCCGCGCGAAACGACACCTTCGCGACGTCTTGGCCAGGCAAGCCGATCAGTGGGTGGCCGAGCACGCGCCGCCACCGCATCCTGCCGCCACCCTGCACACGGAGTCGATCGGCGCGGTGATCGATCGAATCGCCGGCCAGCAGGTCCGCGCATATCACCTGCTGATGACCACGAAACCGTCCGACCCCATCGTGCACGAAGAGTGGTACCGGCTCGCTCAGCTGATCGACGACTACACCGACCTGGCCGCCGCGGTGACGCACCGGGCGCGACGTCTGCCGAGCACGCCGATCTCGTAG
- a CDS encoding aldehyde dehydrogenase → MTMELIPHFIDGKEIESKDDGRFDNVDPWTREVRTQVALGGAEEAALAVSAARDAFDSGAWPRMGFTERGRILHRLADLMDQHTYELAMADTQDMGKPISDSSSKDVPRSALNFRFFADHARMSAAETLPMDSGHHAYTRFESAGVVAAIAPWNFPLMLETWKIAPALAWGNTVVLKPAEDTPSSATILARLALEAGMPPGVLNVVHGFGPDSVGEALTTDARVDRITFTGESTTGRVIGRAAAGNLTPVSLELGGKGANIVFADADLESAVQWSIKAIFNNAGQVCLAGSRLFVERGIYDEFLRRFCEAADALIIGDPKDPSTQLGPLATEEHYTKVRSFVDGVEADGGTTMIGGLGEGWVVRPTVVTDAPATARVCREEIFGPVVVVTPFDSEAEAVDRANDTPFGLNAMVFTQNLSRAHRVSSLLRAGTVWVNCFFVRDLRAPFGGFGDSGVGREGGNFSREFFTEPKAVVMEIDS, encoded by the coding sequence ATGACCATGGAACTGATTCCTCACTTCATCGACGGAAAAGAGATCGAGTCGAAGGACGACGGCCGCTTCGACAATGTCGATCCGTGGACTCGCGAGGTGCGAACGCAGGTCGCGCTCGGCGGAGCCGAAGAGGCCGCGCTCGCTGTCAGCGCGGCTCGCGACGCCTTCGATTCCGGTGCGTGGCCGCGAATGGGTTTCACCGAGCGCGGCCGGATTCTGCACCGTCTCGCCGACCTCATGGACCAGCACACCTACGAGTTGGCGATGGCCGATACGCAGGACATGGGCAAACCCATCAGTGACAGTTCGTCGAAAGATGTGCCGCGCTCGGCACTGAACTTCCGATTCTTCGCCGACCACGCCCGGATGTCGGCGGCGGAGACTCTGCCGATGGACTCCGGTCACCACGCCTACACGCGGTTCGAATCGGCCGGCGTAGTCGCCGCGATCGCGCCGTGGAACTTCCCGCTGATGCTCGAGACATGGAAAATCGCGCCGGCGCTGGCGTGGGGAAACACCGTCGTGCTCAAACCCGCCGAGGACACCCCCAGTTCGGCAACCATCCTGGCTCGACTCGCGCTCGAAGCCGGTATGCCCCCGGGCGTGCTGAACGTGGTCCACGGTTTCGGCCCTGATTCGGTGGGCGAGGCGCTCACCACGGACGCCCGGGTCGACCGGATCACTTTCACCGGAGAATCGACGACGGGCCGCGTCATCGGGCGGGCTGCCGCGGGCAACCTCACGCCGGTGAGTCTCGAACTGGGCGGAAAAGGTGCGAATATCGTGTTCGCCGACGCGGATCTCGAGTCCGCGGTGCAGTGGTCGATCAAGGCCATCTTCAACAACGCGGGACAGGTCTGTCTCGCCGGCAGCCGTCTGTTCGTGGAACGCGGTATCTACGACGAATTCCTGCGCCGTTTCTGCGAAGCCGCCGACGCGCTGATCATCGGCGACCCGAAAGACCCCTCGACACAGCTCGGCCCGTTGGCTACCGAGGAGCACTACACCAAAGTCCGATCGTTCGTAGACGGGGTGGAAGCCGACGGCGGCACGACGATGATCGGTGGCCTCGGTGAGGGCTGGGTGGTGCGCCCGACCGTCGTCACCGATGCTCCCGCTACCGCCCGTGTCTGCCGGGAGGAGATCTTCGGCCCGGTAGTCGTCGTGACTCCGTTCGACTCCGAGGCAGAGGCCGTCGACCGCGCGAACGACACGCCGTTCGGCCTGAACGCGATGGTGTTCACCCAGAATCTGTCCCGGGCTCATCGGGTCTCGTCGCTGCTGCGCGCCGGCACCGTATGGGTGAACTGCTTCTTCGTCCGCGATCTCCGGGCGCCGTTCGGGGGGTTCGGAGACTCGGGTGTCGGTCGCGAAGGCGGCAATTTCAGTCGTGAATTCTTCACCGAGCCCAAGGCTGTGGTGATGGAAATCGACAGCTGA
- a CDS encoding tautomerase family protein, with translation MPFVEVTLVEGRSPQTLRDLISALTHATADTTGAPLASIRVVVREVPSTHWAAGDVTIQERER, from the coding sequence ATGCCGTTCGTCGAAGTGACACTAGTGGAAGGGCGCAGTCCGCAGACCCTGCGCGACCTGATCTCCGCACTCACCCATGCCACCGCCGACACCACCGGCGCCCCACTGGCCAGTATTCGTGTCGTCGTCCGAGAGGTCCCCAGTACTCATTGGGCCGCCGGAGACGTCACCATTCAGGAACGAGAGAGATGA
- a CDS encoding cysteine hydrolase family protein, with amino-acid sequence MAPNSGRPAEAVVVIDMQNDYCHSNGVFAGAGLVIDDLPGLVGRINTLVGSARSAGVPVIWVRMEWADDAAVGILAQRSPFLRDSGLRAGTWGSDLVSELDVRPEDAVVVKPRFSAFYRTELDEALAGVTRITVAGVRTDFCVESTVRDAFFRDFEVVVARDAVAGYFPELHENSLRVMGTVFARIDSVDTIVTSFEAVR; translated from the coding sequence GTGGCTCCGAACTCCGGTCGCCCCGCCGAGGCGGTGGTCGTCATCGATATGCAGAACGACTACTGCCACTCGAACGGTGTATTCGCCGGGGCCGGTTTGGTCATCGACGATCTACCGGGCTTGGTCGGCCGCATCAACACGCTGGTCGGGTCGGCTCGCTCGGCCGGCGTTCCGGTCATCTGGGTACGGATGGAGTGGGCCGATGATGCCGCTGTCGGAATCCTGGCCCAGCGCAGTCCTTTCCTGCGGGACTCCGGATTGCGAGCCGGCACGTGGGGCAGCGACTTGGTATCGGAACTCGACGTTCGGCCGGAGGACGCCGTCGTCGTCAAGCCGAGGTTCAGCGCGTTCTATCGGACGGAACTCGATGAGGCGCTTGCCGGCGTCACCCGAATAACGGTCGCGGGTGTGCGCACCGACTTCTGTGTCGAATCGACCGTCCGAGACGCCTTCTTCCGCGACTTCGAGGTCGTCGTGGCACGCGATGCCGTCGCCGGTTACTTCCCCGAACTGCACGAGAACAGTCTGCGCGTGATGGGCACCGTATTCGCCCGCATCGACTCCGTGGACACCATTGTGACGTCCTTCGAGGCGGTGCGCTGA
- a CDS encoding FadR/GntR family transcriptional regulator, whose protein sequence is MSKRELATRSSSSRADDVARDIEQMIRNEGLVNGHRLGTKESLRDRYDVAVATFNEAIRLLSARKMITIRPGVGGGVFVASPPPLVRLGQKMLELSGDSVSVTDCLIVREGLEPLITQDATRFRNAVDIEELRSLAEVMFTPDLSAEAYLRANWALHKRIAGVTTNEILKHTYLSLLEFVESRLEGVVAPDPSMDIGVGAKVHRELVEAIASGDAGRAAKALEAHAALTTNADRG, encoded by the coding sequence ATGAGCAAACGTGAACTGGCAACCCGATCCTCGTCCTCCCGGGCGGACGACGTGGCCCGCGACATCGAGCAGATGATTCGCAACGAGGGGCTCGTCAACGGTCATCGGCTCGGGACCAAGGAGAGTCTGCGCGACCGGTACGACGTGGCGGTCGCGACCTTCAACGAAGCGATCAGACTGTTGAGTGCGCGAAAGATGATCACCATCCGCCCGGGCGTAGGTGGCGGGGTTTTCGTTGCCTCGCCACCACCGCTGGTTCGTCTCGGGCAGAAAATGCTCGAATTGAGTGGGGACTCTGTCTCGGTGACCGACTGCCTCATCGTGCGCGAAGGACTCGAACCACTCATCACTCAGGACGCCACTCGTTTTCGGAATGCTGTCGATATCGAGGAGTTGCGGTCGTTGGCCGAAGTGATGTTCACCCCCGATCTGAGTGCCGAGGCCTATCTCCGGGCCAACTGGGCGTTGCACAAGCGCATAGCCGGGGTCACCACCAACGAGATTCTCAAGCACACGTACCTGTCGCTGCTGGAGTTCGTCGAAAGTCGGCTGGAAGGCGTTGTGGCGCCGGATCCTTCGATGGATATCGGAGTAGGCGCCAAGGTGCATCGCGAACTGGTGGAAGCCATCGCCAGTGGTGACGCCGGCAGAGCAGCGAAGGCGCTCGAAGCGCACGCTGCGCTCACCACCAACGCCGACCGAGGATGA
- a CDS encoding amidohydrolase family protein encodes MTTTTRIWPSEVARATVPTGALPTPVIDIHSHAMPLPLLEWLAAGGLADLSDRATGSVSIDPAVCGLNRGAAIPFPPEQFDVEARIRSMDAAGVSIHAVSAPPFLFASESTDDALTLEVVRKSNDALAEFVGQAPDRLVGMATLPVGLTEASDELRRCVDELGFAGATIGTYGGSAELDAPVNEPLWDELSKRQILVLVHPSRVSDRTRLADYHLVQLLGYPVETGLAVSRLVFGGVLDRYDLRLCLAHGGGCLPGITPRLDLGWERKSSARKVDRPPSDYLRKLMYDTAVFDDDVLARLIGRVGVSNVLMGSDFPFDLADRSPLQSVRGLDLTDEEKQLILGGNAVRYLSGHTRAGSASAGTASTAEQRGAL; translated from the coding sequence GTGACGACTACGACGCGTATATGGCCGAGCGAAGTGGCTAGAGCGACGGTGCCGACCGGCGCACTTCCCACCCCCGTCATCGATATCCACAGTCATGCCATGCCCCTACCACTGCTCGAATGGTTGGCGGCCGGTGGACTGGCGGACTTGTCCGATAGGGCAACGGGGTCGGTGTCGATAGATCCGGCGGTATGCGGATTGAACCGCGGTGCGGCGATCCCTTTTCCGCCCGAGCAGTTCGACGTCGAAGCACGGATTCGTTCGATGGACGCCGCGGGCGTATCGATTCACGCGGTGTCGGCCCCGCCGTTCCTGTTCGCGTCCGAATCCACCGACGACGCACTGACATTGGAGGTGGTTCGGAAATCAAACGATGCGCTGGCGGAATTCGTCGGGCAGGCTCCGGACAGGTTGGTGGGTATGGCCACCCTTCCGGTCGGTCTGACCGAAGCGAGTGACGAGCTGCGCCGCTGCGTGGACGAACTCGGATTCGCGGGGGCGACCATCGGAACCTACGGTGGCAGCGCGGAACTGGATGCCCCGGTCAACGAACCACTGTGGGACGAGCTGTCGAAACGGCAGATTCTGGTTCTGGTGCACCCCAGCCGGGTCTCGGACCGGACCCGTCTCGCCGACTATCACCTCGTCCAGCTGCTGGGCTACCCGGTCGAAACCGGTCTGGCGGTCTCGCGTCTGGTGTTCGGCGGTGTTCTCGATCGCTATGACCTCCGGCTGTGCCTCGCGCACGGCGGTGGGTGCCTGCCCGGCATCACTCCCCGGTTGGATCTGGGCTGGGAGCGCAAGTCGTCCGCGCGAAAGGTGGATCGGCCGCCGTCGGACTATCTGCGTAAGTTGATGTACGACACGGCGGTGTTCGACGATGACGTGCTCGCACGCCTGATCGGCAGAGTCGGCGTATCGAACGTCCTGATGGGCAGCGATTTCCCCTTCGATCTCGCGGACCGATCGCCGCTGCAATCGGTTCGGGGGCTCGACCTCACAGACGAGGAGAAGCAGCTGATTCTGGGTGGGAATGCCGTCCGGTACCTGTCGGGGCATACGCGAGCCGGATCGGCGTCGGCGGGTACCGCATCCACGGCAGAACAGAGGGGCGCACTATGA
- a CDS encoding creatininase family protein produces the protein MDIFGESMAEMTWYEVAAAAAAGAVLLWPIGVIEQHGPHLPTGTDVYIPTDRARRVKAALAERGVDALVVPPYYWGVNVVSGSFPASYSIRPSLMREVLADLFVGMSNDGFGHIFCFSGHGDALHNRTLYEGIRAGSQRASADISFVVDAALAQRLELRVDDPLLTVHGDLAPELPATAPRVRTTPEGHPFVDVHAGRWETSMMMSSYPELVREDARRDLRPTDHGPEELAVWRRGYDDARRITPHGYFGDPAGATADEGVRTRAASAGAAADAICRRLDAQLT, from the coding sequence ATGGATATCTTCGGCGAATCCATGGCGGAGATGACCTGGTACGAGGTCGCGGCCGCGGCCGCGGCGGGCGCGGTGCTGCTCTGGCCCATCGGAGTGATCGAACAGCACGGCCCGCACCTACCCACCGGAACCGATGTCTATATCCCTACGGATCGAGCCCGCCGGGTCAAGGCCGCCCTCGCCGAGCGCGGCGTCGATGCTCTTGTCGTTCCGCCCTACTACTGGGGCGTCAACGTGGTTTCGGGCTCGTTCCCCGCGTCGTACAGCATTCGGCCGAGCCTGATGCGGGAGGTGCTCGCCGACCTCTTCGTCGGTATGTCGAACGACGGTTTCGGCCACATCTTCTGTTTCTCCGGGCACGGCGACGCACTGCACAACAGGACCCTCTACGAGGGCATCCGGGCGGGTTCGCAGCGAGCATCGGCCGATATCAGCTTCGTTGTCGACGCGGCACTCGCCCAGCGTCTCGAACTCCGTGTGGACGACCCCTTGCTGACCGTCCACGGTGATCTCGCGCCGGAACTCCCGGCGACGGCGCCGCGGGTGCGGACCACGCCTGAAGGACACCCGTTCGTCGACGTACACGCCGGTCGGTGGGAGACCTCGATGATGATGAGTTCGTATCCGGAGCTGGTACGCGAGGACGCACGCAGGGATCTGCGACCCACCGACCACGGGCCCGAGGAGCTGGCCGTATGGCGGCGCGGGTACGACGATGCCCGTCGAATCACCCCTCACGGATATTTCGGCGACCCGGCGGGCGCGACCGCCGACGAAGGCGTGCGCACCCGGGCCGCCTCGGCCGGAGCCGCCGCCGACGCGATCTGCCGTCGCCTCGACGCGCAGCTCACCTGA
- a CDS encoding ABC transporter ATP-binding protein, with product MTRTHSVETAPETTSAMLDVRGVQKIYSGHGRRVEAVRDLTFRIGQGELACIVGPSGAGKTTLLKCIAGLLAPTSGEVRLGAGKVVGPPRDMAIVFQEYGRSLFPWMTVEENIELPLKQKKVPKARRTELVEKSLSAVGLQDASRAHPWQLSGGMQQRVAIARAVAYEPSVLLMDEPFAAVDAQTRSELEDLTRSLWKRLGMTVLFVTHDIDEAVYLGQRVLVLSSSPTVVMDDIAIDLPDDRDQLQTRALSRFAELRAHVYQRIQDAKTFHDSRTGS from the coding sequence ATGACTCGAACACATTCCGTCGAGACCGCGCCCGAGACCACGTCCGCCATGCTCGACGTGCGCGGGGTGCAGAAGATCTACTCCGGCCACGGCCGTCGCGTGGAAGCAGTGCGTGATCTGACTTTTCGGATCGGCCAGGGTGAACTGGCCTGCATCGTCGGCCCCTCCGGTGCCGGCAAGACAACCCTGCTCAAATGTATCGCCGGCCTGCTCGCCCCCACATCCGGTGAAGTGCGGCTCGGCGCCGGTAAGGTCGTCGGTCCACCGCGCGATATGGCGATCGTTTTTCAGGAGTACGGCAGAAGCCTGTTCCCGTGGATGACCGTCGAAGAGAACATCGAACTGCCGCTCAAACAGAAGAAGGTACCGAAGGCCCGGCGGACGGAGCTGGTCGAGAAATCGTTGAGCGCAGTCGGTCTGCAGGACGCTTCTCGAGCTCATCCCTGGCAGCTGTCGGGCGGTATGCAACAGCGCGTCGCGATCGCCCGGGCCGTCGCCTACGAGCCGTCGGTGCTTCTCATGGACGAACCGTTCGCGGCCGTCGACGCTCAGACCAGGTCGGAGCTCGAGGATCTCACCCGCTCGCTGTGGAAACGACTGGGCATGACCGTTCTGTTCGTCACCCACGATATCGACGAAGCGGTGTACCTGGGCCAGCGCGTGCTGGTGCTGTCGTCATCGCCGACGGTGGTGATGGACGATATCGCGATCGACCTGCCCGACGATCGTGACCAGCTGCAGACGCGTGCACTGTCCCGCTTCGCGGAATTGCGCGCGCACGTCTACCAGCGGATTCAGGATGCCAAGACCTTCCACGATTCCCGGACCGGGAGCTGA
- a CDS encoding ABC transporter permease, with translation MTTAVAVSKKTLYVIGLPVVLIALWWACTANSSSYYFPSLGKIAETFGSTWLTTDRLTNDVLPSMARLAAGYALCVALGTGLGMFLGLHRRARATAEPVLEFFRAIPPPVLIPVLMIVAGIGDGMKVLVIVLGAVWPVLLNTVEGVRAVDEVLSDTSRSYGITGIARIRYLVLPGASPQIIAGMRQALSISIILMVISEMFASSSGLGFTVVQFQRGFAIPQMWSGIIVLGLLGFLLSLAFGVFERRALGWYHGLLQSQPGEK, from the coding sequence ATGACAACTGCTGTCGCGGTATCGAAGAAGACACTTTATGTGATCGGCCTACCGGTCGTTCTGATCGCATTGTGGTGGGCCTGCACTGCGAACTCGAGCAGCTACTATTTTCCCTCGCTGGGCAAGATTGCCGAAACGTTCGGAAGTACGTGGCTGACCACTGACCGGTTGACGAACGACGTGCTGCCGAGCATGGCGCGATTGGCTGCCGGCTACGCCCTTTGTGTGGCCCTGGGTACCGGGCTCGGAATGTTCCTCGGGCTGCACCGCCGCGCGCGTGCCACCGCCGAACCGGTCCTGGAGTTCTTCCGGGCGATTCCGCCGCCGGTATTGATCCCGGTGCTGATGATCGTCGCGGGTATCGGTGACGGGATGAAAGTCCTGGTCATCGTGCTCGGGGCGGTGTGGCCCGTCCTGCTCAACACTGTCGAGGGTGTCCGGGCGGTCGACGAGGTGCTCTCCGATACCTCGCGGTCGTACGGCATCACCGGTATCGCTCGCATTCGGTACCTCGTCCTGCCCGGTGCGAGCCCGCAGATCATCGCCGGCATGCGTCAGGCTCTGTCCATCTCGATCATCCTCATGGTGATCAGCGAAATGTTCGCCAGTTCCAGTGGGCTCGGTTTCACCGTGGTCCAGTTCCAGCGCGGGTTCGCCATTCCGCAGATGTGGAGCGGAATCATCGTTCTCGGCCTGCTCGGCTTCCTGCTGTCGCTCGCGTTCGGGGTCTTCGAACGCCGTGCCCTCGGCTGGTACCACGGCCTGCTCCAATCACAACCAGGAGAGAAATGA
- a CDS encoding ABC transporter permease — MRATHSEPITAFDSPGRDSETDAAQRRPVAADRGPGIRNLPDSVFGVGGVLAFAALLELLPRMGVLPRAYFPPLSEMLAALIGLLGRSSFWTALFDTVRGWGIGLAIAVAAGIIIGFLISTSAQLIRITASTIEFLRPIPSVALIPLAVLLFGTDIRSTLLLVVYASFWPILIQVLHGVQDINPVARDTTASYGFSRWAVFRYLIWPTALPYLMTGVRLSASVALVLTISAELIIGSPGLGTEIARSQSSNATADVYATVIVTGVLGIVVNILVRSIERRVLSWHASMRKDVSA; from the coding sequence GTGCGAGCTACACACTCCGAACCGATCACCGCCTTCGATTCGCCGGGGCGCGACTCCGAGACCGACGCGGCACAACGCCGTCCTGTCGCCGCCGACCGGGGGCCAGGTATCCGAAACCTACCGGATTCCGTGTTCGGCGTCGGCGGGGTCCTCGCGTTCGCGGCATTGCTGGAGCTGCTGCCGCGGATGGGTGTGCTACCCCGCGCGTACTTCCCGCCACTGAGCGAGATGCTTGCGGCGTTGATCGGCTTGCTGGGTCGGTCGTCGTTCTGGACGGCCCTGTTCGACACCGTGCGCGGCTGGGGGATCGGGCTGGCGATCGCGGTGGCGGCGGGGATCATCATCGGGTTCCTCATCTCGACCTCCGCACAGCTGATCCGGATCACGGCGTCGACGATCGAATTCCTGCGTCCGATACCGTCCGTGGCGCTCATTCCGCTGGCAGTCCTGTTGTTCGGCACGGATATTCGCAGCACGCTACTGCTGGTGGTGTACGCATCGTTCTGGCCGATTCTGATCCAGGTGCTCCACGGCGTGCAGGACATCAATCCGGTGGCAAGGGATACGACTGCGTCGTACGGGTTCTCGCGATGGGCGGTGTTCCGGTACCTGATCTGGCCGACAGCGCTGCCGTATCTGATGACCGGCGTGCGGCTGTCCGCCTCGGTCGCGCTGGTTCTCACCATCTCGGCCGAGCTGATCATCGGCAGTCCGGGATTGGGCACCGAGATCGCGCGATCCCAATCGAGCAACGCGACGGCCGACGTGTACGCCACGGTGATCGTGACCGGAGTACTCGGAATCGTCGTCAATATCCTCGTTCGCTCGATCGAACGACGGGTGTTGAGCTGGCACGCGTCGATGCGAAAGGACGTGTCGGCATGA